One genomic segment of Nitrososphaera sp. includes these proteins:
- a CDS encoding DUF47 family protein, protein MYSGELEVQAKRKALAVLQDEITRILNSSRDLANLTSSLFKEDAKDVQACLERMRNTEEEVENLRRKITREVAEIGSLMSNREDILRTAYVIDDIAGYISGIAFRLANIKVAALRKAQFDDDLKALVGMVVDSIFKLNEMGRALSINPANTIDLAQDVQKLERQVDAKYRAVIVKALNEISVTKDLLLLKDAVEGIEGVTDKCQEAADSFTILALSM, encoded by the coding sequence ATGTACAGCGGGGAACTCGAAGTTCAAGCCAAACGAAAGGCTCTCGCGGTTCTTCAAGACGAAATCACGCGCATTTTGAACTCATCAAGAGACCTTGCAAACTTGACCTCCTCGCTATTCAAGGAGGATGCGAAGGACGTCCAAGCCTGCCTCGAACGTATGCGCAATACTGAAGAAGAAGTGGAGAACCTCCGGCGTAAAATAACTCGCGAAGTAGCCGAGATTGGGAGCCTGATGTCAAACCGAGAGGATATACTGAGAACAGCGTATGTCATCGACGACATAGCAGGCTATATCAGCGGGATAGCATTTCGATTGGCAAACATCAAAGTCGCCGCTTTAAGAAAGGCACAATTTGACGATGACCTCAAAGCGCTTGTCGGGATGGTCGTCGACTCTATTTTCAAACTTAATGAAATGGGTAGGGCTCTTAGCATCAATCCTGCAAATACGATTGACCTGGCGCAGGACGTTCAGAAACTAGAACGTCAGGTTGACGCAAAGTACAGGGCAGTCATTGTCAAAGCATTGAATGAGATTAGCGTGACGAAAGACCTCTTGCTTCTTAAGGACGCAGTGGAGGGGATAGAGGGAGTGACCGATAAGTGTCAAGAAGCCGCGGACTCTTTTACAATCTTGGCCCTCAGCATGTAA
- a CDS encoding radical SAM protein — MELTYDYPLYRPPSEADSMIFQVTLGCSFNKCSFCNMYRSKEYYERPMDELKSEIDVASKYYSDTRRVFLADGDAINAPTSKLVEILEYLKQKFPHLERVSCYAMPSNILRKSDKDLELLRSAGLGMFYVGIESGNDVVLRKVTKGATQRTIIAACSKARSHGLILSCMIILGLGGKKYTTEHISDTAKILNEIAPDYVGALTLHLEDGIRQEFLEKYGEQFTPLDDVEVLDEIERLLLQTRPNSPIIFRANHASNVYSVGGTLPADSTRLVAQIQDLKSRPELWKPKEIRRF; from the coding sequence TTGGAGCTAACCTACGATTACCCCCTGTACAGGCCGCCCTCAGAGGCTGACTCTATGATATTTCAAGTCACACTCGGATGCTCGTTCAACAAATGCTCTTTTTGCAACATGTACCGCTCAAAAGAGTACTATGAAAGGCCCATGGATGAATTAAAGTCGGAGATAGATGTAGCTTCCAAATACTATTCCGACACCAGAAGGGTATTTCTGGCAGATGGGGATGCGATTAACGCCCCGACGAGCAAGCTGGTTGAAATTCTGGAATACCTGAAGCAAAAATTTCCCCATCTGGAACGTGTATCGTGCTATGCAATGCCTTCCAATATACTTCGAAAATCAGACAAGGACCTAGAATTGCTGAGAAGTGCAGGACTGGGGATGTTCTATGTTGGCATAGAGAGCGGTAATGATGTCGTTCTCAGAAAGGTGACCAAAGGTGCGACGCAAAGAACAATCATAGCGGCCTGCAGTAAGGCACGCTCGCACGGCTTAATTCTTTCTTGCATGATAATCTTGGGCCTTGGAGGGAAAAAATATACCACTGAGCATATTTCTGACACTGCCAAAATCTTGAATGAGATTGCACCAGACTATGTTGGTGCACTTACCCTCCATCTTGAGGACGGGATCAGACAAGAATTCCTGGAAAAGTACGGGGAGCAGTTCACTCCCCTCGACGATGTGGAAGTCTTGGATGAGATTGAAAGGCTTCTGCTCCAGACTCGCCCAAATTCGCCTATAATTTTCCGGGCCAATCATGCTTCCAATGTCTACTCGGTCGGAGGAACTTTGCCCGCAGACAGTACAAGGCTCGTAGCGCAGATTCAGGATCTCAAGTCTAGGCCGGAACTTTGGAAGCCGAAGGAAATTCGTAGATTCTAA
- a CDS encoding RNA-binding domain-containing protein, with product MGLEHRFSSAEIGFVIHATENSERILDSIESTLSVPKTNFSLSEAEGHFKNQIRLASCNLASGDANEFATRVISLLRSSDKEELSRNLSQHSDERGNLYIRIDKQALCKGRVILSESDSIRIRFKPVRRFKPSGNLESYRGLLSSTIE from the coding sequence ATGGGATTGGAACACCGGTTTTCCAGTGCGGAGATTGGTTTTGTCATTCACGCTACCGAGAACAGCGAGCGGATTCTCGATTCGATAGAATCAACTCTGAGTGTTCCCAAGACCAACTTTTCGCTTTCTGAGGCTGAAGGCCATTTCAAAAACCAAATCAGGCTTGCTTCATGTAACCTTGCAAGCGGTGATGCGAACGAATTTGCAACCAGAGTCATTTCTCTGCTCAGAAGCAGTGATAAGGAGGAGTTGTCAAGGAACCTCTCTCAGCATTCGGATGAGAGAGGCAACCTGTATATCCGCATCGACAAGCAGGCTCTCTGCAAGGGAAGAGTCATACTTTCTGAGTCCGACTCGATACGGATAAGGTTCAAGCCCGTTCGAAGATTCAAGCCCTCCGGCAATTTGGAAAGTTACAGGGGTCTTTTGTCATCTACAATAGAATAG
- a CDS encoding 40S ribosomal protein S3a/S1, which produces MAKGAKKGGRVRDKWRDKQWVLVEKPSGFEPPVPINYVPITDIEEARGRVIENTLHDMMKGNPERQTMDQHQIKVFIAIDKISDGKATTIFKGHEYAKEFLRSLVRRGSSMINYVHDFTTMDGYTFRVAVVAFSQRRLNASKKHEIRMVAHRILSEQIPKLTVDRFVQEVTGNKEDGESRETSSRLGALILEDARKVANIRHIGIKKTKLISTPESRAIEEAKPVEVVTEAASEASQSS; this is translated from the coding sequence ATGGCCAAGGGCGCAAAAAAAGGAGGCAGGGTTCGCGACAAGTGGCGCGACAAGCAATGGGTTCTTGTTGAGAAGCCATCAGGCTTTGAGCCTCCGGTTCCAATCAATTACGTTCCTATTACAGACATCGAAGAAGCGAGAGGACGGGTAATAGAAAATACGCTACATGACATGATGAAAGGCAACCCTGAGCGACAAACAATGGACCAGCACCAAATCAAAGTGTTTATTGCCATTGACAAGATTTCAGACGGCAAAGCGACGACTATTTTCAAGGGCCACGAGTATGCCAAGGAGTTCCTGAGAAGCCTTGTCAGGCGTGGCAGCTCGATGATTAATTATGTTCATGATTTTACCACTATGGACGGCTATACTTTCCGAGTGGCGGTTGTCGCATTCAGCCAGAGGCGCCTGAACGCGTCCAAGAAGCACGAAATTAGAATGGTGGCCCACCGGATTCTAAGCGAACAGATCCCTAAACTCACTGTCGATCGTTTTGTCCAAGAAGTGACCGGCAATAAGGAGGACGGCGAGTCGAGAGAAACATCAAGCAGGCTTGGCGCGCTAATCCTCGAAGATGCTCGCAAAGTTGCTAATATTCGGCACATCGGGATCAAGAAGACCAAACTTATCTCTACGCCAGAATCACGCGCCATCGAAGAGGCAAAGCCAGTCGAAGTAGTCACGGAAGCTGCATCGGAAGCATCCCAATCCTCATAG